A single window of Candidatus Polarisedimenticolaceae bacterium DNA harbors:
- the nusA gene encoding transcription termination factor NusA, which translates to MSSELYQTIEMIGREKGIDPDVIIQAVEEAYAAASRKYLRSKEDFGARFDRETGRFSVFSKQTVVTEDELMDPHTEITLEEAREIREDAELGMVIETAKEAVDVPLTRIAAQAAKQVIYQKVKEAEREIVWREYGDRIGELLTGQVKRFDRGDMILDLGRTEGIIPRREQSRAEHYNPGDRVRAVLVNVERLGKGPQLTLSRASELLVKKLFEMEVPEIYDGTVIIQSVARDAGERTKIAVRSKDRDVDPVGACVGMKGSRVQAVIRELRGEKIDIVQYDEDPSGYVRHALNPAVINRVSARDYEAREMEVIVSEDQLSLAIGKRGQNVRLASKLVGWKLDIKSEAEKKAEIEAEMERMAQASRELSSLPGISQSTVARLLDAGFRSIEEICLASLEDLTSIEGISEDEAIEIHDAAEQALDARDAETPAEESPEGAVAAGDAPAEQGDAPKE; encoded by the coding sequence ATGAGTAGCGAGCTTTATCAAACGATCGAGATGATCGGCCGGGAGAAGGGCATCGACCCGGACGTCATTATTCAGGCGGTCGAAGAGGCCTATGCCGCGGCTTCGCGGAAGTACCTCCGCAGCAAGGAAGACTTCGGCGCACGGTTCGACCGCGAGACCGGCCGCTTCAGCGTCTTCTCGAAGCAGACGGTCGTCACCGAAGACGAGCTCATGGACCCGCACACCGAGATCACCCTCGAGGAGGCGCGCGAGATCCGCGAGGACGCCGAGCTCGGGATGGTCATCGAGACGGCGAAAGAGGCCGTCGACGTCCCGCTCACGCGCATCGCGGCGCAGGCGGCGAAGCAGGTCATCTACCAGAAGGTCAAGGAAGCCGAGCGCGAGATCGTCTGGCGCGAGTACGGCGACCGCATCGGCGAGCTGCTCACCGGCCAGGTGAAGCGCTTCGATCGCGGCGACATGATCCTCGACCTCGGTCGCACGGAAGGGATCATCCCCCGCCGCGAGCAATCGCGAGCGGAGCACTACAACCCGGGCGACCGCGTCCGCGCCGTGCTCGTCAACGTCGAGCGCCTCGGAAAGGGTCCGCAGCTCACCCTTTCACGCGCGAGCGAGCTCCTCGTGAAGAAGCTCTTCGAGATGGAGGTTCCCGAGATCTACGACGGGACCGTCATCATCCAGAGCGTCGCCCGAGACGCGGGCGAGCGCACCAAGATCGCCGTGCGCTCCAAGGATCGCGACGTCGATCCGGTCGGCGCGTGCGTGGGGATGAAAGGGTCCAGGGTGCAGGCGGTCATCCGCGAGCTTCGCGGCGAGAAGATCGACATCGTCCAGTACGACGAAGATCCATCCGGCTACGTTCGCCACGCGTTGAACCCCGCGGTCATCAACCGCGTCTCGGCGCGCGATTACGAAGCCCGCGAGATGGAAGTCATCGTCTCCGAGGACCAGCTCTCGCTCGCGATCGGCAAGCGCGGGCAGAACGTGCGTCTGGCCTCCAAACTCGTCGGCTGGAAGCTCGACATCAAGAGCGAGGCCGAAAAGAAGGCCGAGATCGAGGCCGAGATGGAGCGCATGGCGCAGGCGAGCCGCGAGCTGTCGAGCTTGCCGGGCATCTCGCAGTCCACCGTCGCCCGTCTCCTCGACGCCGGTTTCCGGAGTATCGAGGAGATCTGCCTGGCCTCGCTGGAAGACCTCACTTCGATCGAAGGGATCAGCGAAGACGAAGCGATCGAGATCCACGACGCCGCCGAGCAGGCGCTCGATGCGCGCGACGCCGAGACGCCCGCCGAGGAGTCGCCCGAGGGAGCGGTCGCGGCCGGTGATGCGCCCGCCGAGCAGGGCGACGCGCCCAAGGAGTAA
- a CDS encoding alkaline phosphatase family protein, which translates to MTRRLLGRSIAVAFGLGTALLLALVSVQHVPHGKVVLEGTRVVSHRLALHAPLAPRPLLDDPGSVAVESVPWTTREGSRLEFSLELSYTLADAIALQLADDARSKGWVDAVGALAGHVLEEVGRRTDTETLLSSRETTEAPLRAALESAGVHVVQLRFTSHLGDELVRRTRTDEARRLMRPAVARIVVVGWDGADWNIARPLMAAGRMPNLARLVRDGASADLRSYDPMFSPLIWTTVATGKPPTEHGIADFLVRDAGGKQRRPITSDFRRVKALWNIFTDFQRSSTWIGWWASFPAEPARGLIVSDYLGAALGSKSPDEAVALAGLVSPAGGLPHPAAVLVTPSQIGLDDVTRIIPATPEDYRAAQAEIAASRDAKGKDSGQPASPVAFVMHVLAVTRSYHGIELEQLRAGSPFVAVYFEGIDMMGHGFQHYLPPKMTIVSQPDFERFQNAVTRFYEYQDALLGETLDAAGREAVVVVLSDHGFRTGDDRPNFPPSTKGQPEEWHRDWGMLALAGPGIRAGKIPPASVYDVTPTLLYLSGLPLASDMPGRLLTNAFEPSVLARRPAEHLRSYELVGPRLEHATASVADPAAMHEMLANLKALGYVGGADDEPQAATSTTPAPTAPVASETQYFYHRNLAVLYIDQGRLAEAESELLAANERSQRGKTYEMLSQVRAKQGRYAEAIAGLEEGWRRVPDQMDPSSLLWIVDLNLLHGDLDAAKRSLETWSARMTPGVRVAAQGRVLEASGDADGARRAYRQSLESDPLTVTIAQRLSRLDAAAGQPFDLEPFLLKTVAAHPKVDAYWDMAGQISMGRADYADAVERFGKANALQPDEGLYIGHLASALAASGRPDDARRALAWTDRVAPSDAEAWMAVGAAWDRLGDADLAVRAFREARKRGLPGPGADIGEALALARAGRSAEAVRVLNAADARFPGSPALASIRERLRR; encoded by the coding sequence ATGACGCGACGGCTCCTCGGACGCTCGATCGCCGTCGCTTTCGGCCTCGGGACCGCTCTCCTGCTCGCGCTCGTGTCCGTCCAACACGTCCCGCACGGCAAGGTCGTCCTCGAGGGAACGCGGGTCGTGTCTCACCGGCTCGCCCTTCACGCTCCGTTGGCGCCGCGCCCCTTGCTCGACGACCCGGGGTCCGTCGCCGTCGAGTCGGTTCCGTGGACCACAAGAGAGGGAAGCCGGCTCGAGTTCTCGCTCGAGCTGAGCTACACGCTCGCCGACGCGATCGCGCTGCAGCTCGCCGACGACGCCCGGAGCAAGGGGTGGGTCGATGCCGTCGGAGCCCTGGCGGGACACGTACTCGAGGAAGTCGGACGGCGGACCGACACGGAGACTCTGCTCTCGAGCCGCGAGACGACGGAGGCGCCGCTGCGCGCCGCGCTCGAATCCGCGGGCGTCCATGTGGTGCAGCTTCGTTTTACGAGCCACCTCGGCGACGAACTGGTGCGCCGGACACGCACCGACGAAGCAAGGCGCCTCATGCGACCGGCGGTGGCGCGCATCGTCGTCGTCGGATGGGATGGAGCGGACTGGAACATCGCCCGCCCGTTGATGGCCGCGGGACGGATGCCCAACCTGGCGCGTCTCGTGCGCGACGGCGCGAGCGCCGACCTGCGCTCGTACGATCCGATGTTCTCGCCGCTCATCTGGACGACAGTCGCAACGGGGAAGCCGCCGACGGAACACGGCATCGCCGACTTCCTGGTCCGCGACGCGGGTGGGAAGCAGCGTCGACCGATCACGAGCGACTTTCGCCGCGTGAAGGCGTTGTGGAACATCTTCACGGATTTCCAGCGGTCGTCGACGTGGATCGGCTGGTGGGCGAGCTTCCCCGCCGAGCCTGCGCGGGGGCTCATCGTCAGCGACTATCTCGGCGCCGCCCTGGGCAGCAAATCGCCGGATGAAGCGGTGGCGCTCGCGGGACTCGTGAGCCCGGCGGGAGGCCTCCCCCACCCTGCGGCCGTGCTCGTGACTCCGAGCCAGATCGGTCTCGACGACGTCACACGCATCATTCCCGCCACCCCCGAAGACTATCGCGCCGCGCAGGCCGAGATCGCCGCAAGCCGCGACGCCAAGGGCAAGGACAGCGGGCAGCCTGCGAGTCCGGTGGCGTTCGTCATGCACGTCCTCGCCGTAACGCGCAGCTATCACGGGATTGAGCTCGAGCAGCTACGGGCGGGATCTCCATTCGTGGCGGTGTACTTCGAAGGGATCGACATGATGGGACACGGGTTCCAGCACTACCTGCCTCCCAAGATGACGATCGTCTCCCAGCCCGATTTCGAGCGGTTTCAGAATGCGGTCACCCGCTTCTACGAGTATCAGGACGCTCTGCTCGGAGAGACTCTCGACGCGGCGGGGCGGGAGGCCGTCGTTGTGGTGCTCTCCGACCACGGATTCCGGACCGGCGACGATCGTCCGAACTTCCCGCCGTCGACGAAGGGCCAGCCCGAAGAATGGCACCGCGACTGGGGGATGCTCGCGCTCGCCGGACCGGGGATCCGGGCCGGCAAGATTCCCCCCGCCAGCGTCTACGACGTCACTCCGACGCTTCTCTATCTCAGCGGCTTGCCGCTCGCGAGCGACATGCCCGGACGGCTGTTGACCAACGCCTTCGAGCCTTCGGTCCTGGCGCGGCGCCCCGCCGAGCACCTTCGGAGCTATGAGCTCGTCGGGCCGCGACTCGAGCACGCGACGGCATCGGTCGCGGACCCCGCGGCGATGCACGAGATGCTCGCGAACTTGAAGGCGCTGGGCTACGTCGGCGGCGCCGATGACGAGCCCCAGGCGGCGACGAGCACAACGCCGGCGCCCACAGCACCGGTCGCCTCCGAGACGCAGTACTTCTACCACCGGAACCTCGCCGTCCTCTACATCGACCAAGGCCGGCTCGCCGAAGCGGAATCGGAGCTCCTCGCCGCCAACGAGCGATCGCAGCGGGGCAAGACCTACGAGATGCTCAGTCAGGTCCGCGCCAAGCAGGGCCGCTACGCCGAAGCGATCGCGGGTCTCGAGGAAGGATGGAGGCGTGTCCCGGATCAGATGGATCCGTCGAGCCTCCTGTGGATCGTCGACCTCAATCTCCTCCACGGCGACCTCGATGCGGCCAAGCGCTCGCTCGAGACATGGTCCGCTCGCATGACGCCTGGCGTCCGCGTCGCGGCGCAGGGACGCGTGCTCGAGGCGTCGGGCGACGCCGACGGCGCGCGCCGCGCCTACCGACAGTCGCTCGAGTCCGATCCCTTGACGGTCACGATCGCGCAGCGGCTGAGCCGGCTCGACGCCGCGGCCGGGCAGCCGTTCGACCTCGAGCCTTTTCTTCTCAAAACCGTGGCCGCCCATCCGAAGGTCGACGCCTACTGGGACATGGCCGGGCAGATCTCGATGGGACGCGCGGACTACGCGGACGCGGTGGAGAGGTTCGGAAAGGCGAACGCCTTGCAACCGGACGAGGGTCTCTACATCGGGCACCTTGCATCCGCGCTCGCGGCGAGCGGTCGTCCGGACGACGCACGCCGCGCACTGGCGTGGACGGATCGCGTCGCGCCCAGCGACGCCGAAGCGTGGATGGCCGTCGGGGCGGCATGGGACCGGCTCGGCGACGCCGACCTCGCCGTTCGAGCCTTTCGGGAGGCGCGGAAGCGTGGGCTCCCGGGCCCCGGAGCGGACATCGGGGAAGCGTTGGCGTTGGCGCGCGCCGGCCGGTCGGCAGAAGCAGTGCGCGTTCTGAATGCCGCTGACGCCCGATTCCCTGGAAGCCCGGCTCTCGCCAGCATTCGGGAGCGCCTGAGGCGCTGA